A portion of the Thunnus albacares chromosome 23, fThuAlb1.1, whole genome shotgun sequence genome contains these proteins:
- the dennd5b gene encoding DENN domain-containing protein 5B isoform X5: MSGSSAVSGAAPCRFAHYFVICGIDTETGLEPDELAALYQWLEADRQGRDPDTAATGENFEQSPLKRTFKSKVLARYPENVEWNPFDQDAVNMLCMPKGLSFRTQADRREPQFHSFIITKEDGSRTYGFVHTFYEEVTSPQICSAMQTLYQMHNAEHASANPPSSSSSSSSSSMDSLASSLDEADPPTSSSSSSSSRGAGGYDSSRDTLYVSKALCLITPMPFMHACRRFLSQLHRAVTATTAPPLPLESYVHNILYEVPLPALGRSLKFHGVYEPIVCQRPGPGELPLADFPLAEVFNLLGVENLVQVFTCTLLEMQILLYSQDYQRLMTVAEGITTLLFPFQWQHVYVPILPASLLHFLDAPVPYLMGLQSKEGTDRSKLELPQEANLCFVDIDNHYIELPEDFPQFPNKSEFIQELSEVLLSFGISANAGAPPRTRTSPGSTPSTPGRERKVVALRQLEDDGRNGNLAGEELAVLELLQGNATLERLQALTKRTGVTVARVDALRAGVKGQVTEGQGGQTAAEDEELRNAKLNVQLREVFASRFTTMFADYEAFVIQSAPDLESWLTNREQMHNFDKASFLSDQPEPYLPFLSHFIETQMFATFIDNKIMSQWEEKEPQLRVFDARIEKARLYNVRAPNLRSSSYQRCSILKESAQSIEQRLMKIDHTAIHPHLLDMKIGQGKYEQGFFPKLQADVLNTGPTNNKWSHRTATAQRRKDRHRQQTEHLTLDNDLKEKYMQEARSLGKNLRQPKLSDLSPAVIAQTNWKFVEGLLKECRMKTKRMLVEKMGREAVELGHGEANITGLEENTLIASLCDLLERIWSHGLQVKQGKSALWSHLLHCQAREEKLEQQQAESPVSHVPERRKSDSYIAMPSLRVSLIQDMRRIQSMSEIKTDVGRARAWIRLSLEKKLLSQHLKQLLSRQALTKKLYKRYAFLRCEEEKEQFLFHLLSLNAVDYFCFTSVFTTIMIPYRVVIIPIKKLSNAMTTSNPWVCVSGELGDSGIMQIPKNVLEMTFDCQNLGKLTTVQLGHDNAGLLAKWLVDCVMVRNEITGHTYRFPCGRWLGKGVDDGSLERVLIGELVVPSGEEDSGKGCRTPPPQHSPSQTRRISITSLSGRGYKPNSAQIQEAIGEAVNNIIKHFHKPEKERGSLTVLLCGENSLVSALEQFFHHGFKSARLFQKTVFVWDFVEKAVAYMESADQMGDLQETAEPLGMTCQSLCHYVNAINSTPRNIGKDGKFQLLVCLGARDRLLPQWLPLLVECPVILRMYEDTALLRDRTTVNALIGVLETLHDFPITLEASLVKGIDL, translated from the exons GTGAAAACTTTGAGCAGAGCCCCCTGAAGAGGACGTTCAAGTCCAAGGTTCTTGCACGCTACCCCGAGAATGTGGAGTGGAACCCCTTCGACCAGGATGCAGTCAACATG CTGTGTATGCCTAAAGGCCTGTCGTTCCGGACGCAGGCGGACAGGCGCGAGCCACAGTTCCACTCCTTCATCATCACCAAGGAGGACGGCTCTCGAACCTACGGCTTCGTCCACACCTTCTACGAGGAGGTGACCAGCCCGCAGATCTGCTCCGCCATGCAGACCCTCTACCAGATGCACAACGCAGAGCACGCCTCCGCCaaccccccttcctcctcctcttcctcctcctcctccagcatggACTCTCTGGCCAGCAGTTTAGACGAGGCCGACCCCCctacctcctcatcctcctcatcttcatctcGCGGGGCAGGCGGCTACGACTCCTCTCGTGACACCCTCTATGTGTCCAAGGCCCTGTGTCTGATCACGCCGATGCCCTTCATGCACGCGTGCCGCCGTTTCCTGTCACAGCTGCACCGGGCCGTCACAGCCACCACCGCCCCCCCGCTGCCGCTGGAGAGCTACGTTCACAACATCCTGTATGAGGTGCCGCTGCCCGCTCTGGGCCGCTCGCTCAAGTTCCACGGTGTATACGAGCCCATTGTGTGCCAGAGGCCGGGGCCTGGGGAGCTGCCGCTGGCTGACTTCCCCCTCGCAGAGGTCTTCAATCTCCTGGGAGTAGAGAACCTGGTCCAGGTGTTCACCTGCACCCTGCTGGAGATGCAGATCCTCCTATACTCGCAGG acTACCAGCGGTTGATGACGGTTGCCGAGGGCATCACCACGCTGCTGTTTCCCTTCCAGTGGCAGCACGTCTACGTTCCCATCCTGCCAGCCTCCCTCCTTCACTTCCTGGATGCTCCCGTCCCCTACCTGATGGGCCTGCAGTCCAAGGAGGGCACTGACCGCTCCAAACTGGAGCTTCCTCAGGAG GCCAACCTGTGTTTTGTGGACATTGACAACCACTACATCGAGCTTCCAGAGGACTTCCCCCAGTTCCCCAACAAGTCTGAGTTCATACAGGAGCTCAGCGAGGTGCTGCTTAGCTTTGGCATTTCTGCCAATGCAGGGGCCCCACCACGGACCCGCACCAGTCCCGGCAGCACCCCCTCCACACCAGGCAGGGAGCGTAAGGTCGTCGCCCTCCGGCAGCTGGAGGATGATGGGCGTAACGGCAACTTGGCAGGGGAGGAGCTGGCTgtgctggagctgctgcaggGAAACGCCACCCTGGAGAGACTGCAGGCGCTGACCAAACGCACCGGGGTGACGGTGGCCCGCGTTGACGCCCTGAGGGCTGGAGTCAAAGGTCAGGTGACTGAGGGGCAAGGGGGGCAGACAGCAGCTGAAGACGAGGAGCTAAGGAACGCCAAGCTGAATGTCCAACTGAGGGAGGTGTTCGCCAGCCGCTTCACCACCATGTTTGCCGACTACGAAGCCTTTGTCATCCAGAGTGCCCCGGATCTGGAGTCCTGGCTCACCAACAGAGAACAGATGCACAACTTTGACAAG GCCTCCTTCCTGTCAGACCAGCCGGAGCCCTACCTGCCCTTCCTCTCCCACTTCATTGAGACGCAGATGTTTGCCACCTTCATCGACAACAAGATCATGTCCCAGTGGGAGGAGAAGGAGCCACAGCTCCGTGTCTTTGACGCACGCATCGAAAAGGCCCGCCTCTATAATGTCCGCGCTCCCAACCTCCGATCCTCCAGCTACCAGAGGTGCTCCATCCTCAAGGAGTCTG CTCAGTCTATTGAACAGCGGCTGATGAAGATCGACCACACGGCCATCCACCCACACCTGCTGGACATGAAGATCGGTCAGGGCAAATACGAGCAGGGATTCTTCCCTAAACTACAGGCCGACGTGCTCAACACAGGACCAACAAATAACAA GTGGTCTCACAGGACGGCAACAGCCCAGCGACGGAAAGATCGCCACAGACAACAAACAGAGCATCTGACCCTCGACAACGACCTGAAAGAG AAGTACATGCAGGAGGCCCGCAGCCTGGGGAAGAACCTCCGACAGCCCAAACTGTCTGATCTGTCTCCCGCCGTCATCGCCCAGACCAACTGGAAGTTTGTGGAGGGGCTGCTCAAGGAGTGTCGGATGAAG acaaaGCGTATGCTGGTGGAGAAGATGGGCCGGGAGGCGGTGGAGCTGGGCCACGGTGAGGCCAACATTACTGGACTGGAAGAGAACACTCTGATTGCCAGTCTGTGTGACCTGCTGGAGAGAATCTGGAGCCACGGGTTGCAGGTCAAACAG GGGAAGTCGGCCCTGTGGTCCCATCTGCTGCATTGTCAGGCCCgagaggagaagctggagcagcagcaggccgAGTCACCAG TATCACATGTTCCTGAGAGGAGGAAGTCTGATAGTTATATAGCAATGCCGTCTCTACGTGTATCTCTGATACAGGATATGAG GCGCATCCAGAGTATGTCAGAGATTAAGACAGATGTGGGACGAGCCAGAGCCTGGATCCGTCTGTCCCTGGAGAAGAAGCTGCTCTCTCAGCACCTCAAACAGCTGCTGTCCCGACAAGCCTTAACCAA GAAGCTGTACAAGCGTTATGCCTTCCTGCGCtgtgaagaggagaaagaacagTTCCTCTTCCACCTGCTCTCTCTCAACGCTGTCGACTACTTCTGCTTCACCAGCGTCTTCACCACCATCA TGATTCCGTACCGCGTCGTCATCATCCCCATCAAGAAGCTGAGCAACGCCATGACCACCTCCAACccctgggtgtgtgtgtcaggcGAGCTGGGAGATTCGGGCATCATGCAGATCCCCAAGAACGTCCTGGAGATGACCTTTGAC tgtCAGAACCTGGGGAAGCTGACCACAGTGCAGCTGGGTCATGATAACGCCGGCCTCCTGGCTAAATGGCTGGTGGACTGTGTCATGGTACGCAATGAGATCAcaggacacacatacag GTTCCCATGTGGTCGATGGCTTGGTAAGGGCGTGGATGACGGCAGTCTGGAGAGGGTTCTGATAGGTGAGCTGGTGGTGCCCAGCGGAGAGGAGGATTCTGGGAAGGGCTGCCGTACGCCCCCGCCGCAGCATTCGCCATCGCAGACCAGACGCATCAGCATCACGTCACTGTCTGGACGAGGATACA AACCAAATTCAGCCCAAATCCAAGAGGCCATCGGGGAGGCGGTgaacaacatcatcaaacacTTCCACAAGCCAGAGAAAGAG AGAGGCAGCCTGACCGTCCTGCTGTGTGGAGAGAACAGCTTGGTGTCAGCTCTGGAGCAGTTCTTCCATCACGGCTTCAAGTCGGCCCGGCTCTTTCAGAAGACTGTGTTCGTGTGGGACTTTGTGG AGAAGGCCGTTGCCTACATGGAGTCAGCTGACCAGATGGGAGACCTTCAGGAGACAGCAGAGCCCCTGGGGATGACCTGTCAATCACTCTGCCACTATGTCAACGCCATCAACTCCACACCCAGGAACATCGGCAAGGATGGGAAGTTCCAGCTGCTGGTCTGCCTCGGAGCCAG GGACCGCCTGCTGCCCCAGTGGCTTCCCCTGCTGGTGGAGTGCCCGGTGATCCTGCGGATGTACGAGGACACGGCCCTGCTCAGAGACCGCACCACTGTCAACGCCCTCATCGGAGTCCTGGAGACGCTCCACGACTTCCCCATCACACTGGAGGCCTCGCTGGTCAAAGGCATCGACCTTTAA